The Pelagibacterium halotolerans B2 genome has a segment encoding these proteins:
- a CDS encoding sensor histidine kinase, whose amino-acid sequence MQPAGFRRFTGFVSVGVAGAALIAASPALAAPFAATAISGAAPYTMALGAAGFGLVATLLALKWRREAEAARLDAGEKLGAMRAALDEFEGLLAGMPEVTIIWRDAGIEPSVIGPITALLPGESRPQAVLEFRSWLEDEAARALAGRLTDLRIEGRVFETSVTARDGRIIRATGRLVGGAAVVRLRPSGANVEPPLKGADLTRLPSPAEAQAILSNLTIPAWLRDRDGLLIYTNAAYLHFTRTLGLKGERGTAPDIFDVATRERHLKAIEDAADTIAFTEEHAIAGGLELVLFPLSGGSAGYCYLPVARAKPAETEDAEPDLGHLTTVIDALATPIAVFDKRQQLTHYNTAYANFWGLDTAWLNTEPNEKAILDKLRTQGALPAETDYRDWRGKHLMSYALTAPREVPWYLPDGRCANVIAAPATGTGGVIYVFEDMTERLALETRHNALMHVQRETLNALTEGVAVFGTNGRLKLHNPRLSMLWKLPMNTLGSHPHIDEIARACAEAFPEDGRRIWGDLKQRIVDLNPTRSDTKGRITRADGRLLDYAVVRLPDGQTMMTFVDVSESANYERVLKERNEALIAADRLKDTFVQNVSYELRSPLTNIIGFADLLASGEVGPLSDKQRAYTDYIRSSSANLGLLIDNILDLATVDAGIAQLNPEVLDISTLIEKARAGLDATFTGGEEKVDLAVEIEDDLPTFVADGTRIVQVLYNLLSNAARFSDPGSQVRLTVSARGNERIAFAVEDDGVGIPEDVRNAMFQRFEGQSVEGRQRGAGLGLAIVKTFVNLHGGSVLIEGRQPRGTRVTVIIPANTALAQNAGE is encoded by the coding sequence ATGCAGCCGGCGGGATTCCGGAGATTTACGGGATTCGTATCCGTTGGCGTTGCGGGCGCAGCGCTTATCGCCGCCTCCCCTGCCCTTGCCGCCCCTTTTGCAGCCACCGCCATATCGGGCGCCGCGCCCTATACGATGGCGCTGGGCGCCGCCGGGTTCGGGCTGGTGGCGACGCTTCTGGCGCTCAAATGGCGGCGGGAAGCGGAAGCCGCCCGCCTCGACGCCGGCGAAAAGCTGGGGGCGATGCGCGCCGCACTCGATGAATTCGAGGGGCTATTGGCGGGGATGCCCGAAGTCACCATCATCTGGCGCGACGCGGGGATCGAACCCTCGGTGATCGGGCCGATCACGGCGCTCTTGCCGGGGGAAAGCCGCCCCCAGGCGGTGCTCGAATTCCGCTCCTGGCTCGAAGACGAAGCGGCGCGGGCGCTGGCGGGACGGCTGACCGATCTGCGGATCGAGGGGCGGGTGTTCGAAACCTCGGTGACGGCGCGCGACGGGCGGATCATCCGGGCCACGGGGCGACTGGTGGGCGGCGCGGCGGTCGTGCGGCTGCGGCCATCGGGCGCCAATGTGGAACCGCCGCTCAAGGGCGCGGACCTGACCCGCCTGCCCTCGCCGGCCGAAGCACAGGCCATCCTTTCGAACCTCACCATCCCCGCCTGGCTGCGCGACAGGGACGGGCTGCTGATCTACACAAATGCGGCCTATCTTCATTTTACCCGCACGCTGGGGCTCAAGGGCGAGCGCGGCACGGCGCCCGATATTTTCGACGTGGCGACGCGCGAGCGGCATTTGAAGGCCATCGAGGATGCGGCCGATACCATCGCCTTTACCGAGGAGCACGCGATTGCCGGGGGGCTCGAACTTGTGCTGTTTCCGCTTTCGGGCGGCAGCGCGGGCTATTGCTACCTGCCGGTGGCGCGGGCCAAGCCGGCCGAAACCGAAGACGCCGAGCCCGATCTGGGGCATCTGACAACGGTGATCGATGCGCTCGCGACGCCCATTGCCGTGTTCGACAAGCGCCAGCAACTGACCCATTACAACACCGCCTACGCCAATTTCTGGGGGCTGGACACCGCCTGGCTCAACACCGAACCCAATGAAAAGGCGATCCTGGACAAATTGCGCACGCAAGGGGCGCTGCCGGCGGAGACCGATTATCGCGACTGGCGCGGCAAGCATCTGATGAGCTACGCGCTGACCGCGCCGCGCGAGGTGCCCTGGTATCTGCCCGACGGGCGCTGCGCCAATGTGATCGCGGCACCGGCCACCGGCACGGGCGGGGTGATCTATGTGTTCGAGGACATGACCGAACGGCTGGCGCTCGAAACCCGGCACAATGCGCTGATGCACGTACAGCGCGAAACGCTCAATGCCCTGACCGAAGGCGTTGCGGTGTTCGGCACCAACGGGCGGCTGAAACTGCACAATCCGCGGCTATCGATGCTGTGGAAACTGCCCATGAATACGCTGGGCAGCCACCCCCATATCGACGAGATCGCAAGGGCCTGCGCCGAGGCGTTTCCCGAGGACGGGCGGCGCATCTGGGGGGATCTGAAACAGCGGATCGTCGACCTCAACCCCACGCGGTCGGATACCAAGGGGCGGATCACCCGCGCCGACGGACGGTTGCTTGATTATGCCGTGGTGCGGCTGCCCGACGGGCAGACCATGATGACGTTCGTGGATGTTTCGGAAAGCGCCAATTACGAGCGGGTGCTGAAAGAACGCAACGAGGCGCTGATCGCGGCGGATCGGCTGAAAGATACGTTCGTTCAGAACGTTTCCTACGAATTGCGCTCGCCGCTGACCAACATTATCGGCTTTGCCGATCTTCTGGCCTCGGGCGAGGTGGGCCCGCTTTCCGACAAGCAGCGCGCCTATACCGATTATATCCGGTCTTCGAGCGCCAATCTGGGGCTTTTGATCGACAACATTCTGGACCTGGCGACGGTCGATGCGGGGATTGCTCAGCTCAACCCCGAAGTGCTCGATATTTCCACGCTGATCGAAAAGGCGCGGGCCGGGCTCGATGCGACCTTTACCGGCGGTGAGGAAAAGGTCGATCTGGCGGTCGAGATCGAGGACGATCTGCCGACATTTGTCGCCGATGGCACGCGGATCGTTCAGGTGCTTTATAATCTTTTGTCCAACGCGGCGCGGTTTTCCGATCCCGGCTCGCAGGTGCGGCTTACGGTTTCGGCGCGCGGCAATGAGCGGATCGCCTTTGCCGTCGAGGATGACGGGGTGGGCATTCCCGAGGATGTGCGCAACGCGATGTTCCAGCGCTTCGAGGGGCAATCGGTCGAGGGGCGCCAGCGGGGCGCCGGGCTGGGGCTGGCGATCGTCAAGACCTTCGTCAATCTCCATGGCGGCTCGGTCCTTATCGAGGGCCGCCAGCCGCGCGGCACGCGGGTGACGGTGATCATCCCCGCCAACACCGCGCTGGCCCAGAACGCGGGCGAATAG